One part of the Phoenix dactylifera cultivar Barhee BC4 chromosome 4, palm_55x_up_171113_PBpolish2nd_filt_p, whole genome shotgun sequence genome encodes these proteins:
- the LOC103697047 gene encoding scopoletin glucosyltransferase-like, whose translation MGSNAASAGPLHMLFFPLMSPGHMIPMVDMARLFATRGVRSTIVTTPLNATNLRRTVDSSAAHGLPLSLHVIPFPDPAATGLAPGQENLSTVPTAHFNTFVMALFHFQSPLAALLRELRPDVLVSDSLFTWTADLALEHGIPRLIFHGAGAFPLFVLTNLVNYLPLDPSTESFTMNGLPHPIRLHKNGLPELVDNFFMLKLLGEAEAKSYGVVVNTFHDMEPSYVNYYKNKNQTGIKAWCVGPVSLFCRAAEERAGRGESPADRERVLGWLNSKPAGSVVYMCFGSLCHFSGAQLREIALGLEASGKAFLWVVRREAAEDAAAEAEWMPEGFEKRVEGRGLVVRGWAPQVEVLGHAAVGWFVTHCGWNSLQESVCAGVPMITWPLFHEQFINEALVVDVMGVGVRMWEGFRRNRLEEAKVLVTAEEVAAVVGRVVGGGGEEEVETVARKAKEYGEAARKAVEEEGSTYEDVTSLIKELDAKRKEGQEDV comes from the coding sequence ATGGGCTCCAACGCCGCCTCCGCCGGCCCCCTCCACATGCTCTTCTTCCCCCTGATGAGCCCCGGCCACATGATCCCCATGGTCGACATGGCCCGCCTCTTCGCCACCCGCGGCGTCCGCTCAACCATCGTCACCACACCGCTCAACGCCACCAACCTCCGCCGCACCGTCGACTCCTCCGCCGCCCACggcctccccctctccctccacGTCATCCCCTTCCCTGACCCCGCCGCCACCGGCCTCGCCCCCGGCCAGGAGAACCTCTCCACCGTCCCCACCGCCCACTTCAACACCTTCGTCATGGCCCTCTTCCACTTCCAATCCCCTCTCGCCGCACTCCTCCGCGAGCTCCGCCCCGACGTCCTCGTGTCCGACTCCCTCTTCACCTGGACCGCCGACCTCGCGCTCGAGCACGGCATCCCTCGCCTCATCTTCCACGGCGCCGGCGCCTTCCCTCTCTTTGTCCTCACCAACCTCGTCAACTACCTCCCTCTCGATCCCTCAACGGAATCCTTCACCATGAATGGCCTCCCCCATCCAATCCGCCTTCACAAAAACGGCCTCCCCGAGCTCGTAGACAACTTCTTCATGCTAAAACTCCTCGGCGAGGCCGAGGCCAAGAGCTACGGCGTCGTCGTCAACACCTTCCACGACATGGAACCGAGCTACGTCAACTACTACAAGAACAAGAACCAGACCGGCATCAAGGCCTGGTGCGTGGGCCCTGTCTCTCTCTTCTGCCGCGCCGCCGAGGAGCGGGCGGGACGTGGAGAGTCCCCGGCCGACCGGGAGCGGGTTCTAGGGTGGCTCAACTCTAAGCCGGCCGGGTCGGTGGTGTACATGTGCTTCGGGAGCCTGTGCCATTTCAGTGGGGCCCAGCTGAGGGAGATCGCGCTGGGACTGGAGGCGTCGGGGAAGGCGTTCCTGTGGGTGGTCCGGCGggaggcggcggaggacgcggcggcggaggcggagtGGATGCCGGAGGGGTTCGAGAAGAGGGTGGAGGGTAGGGGGCTGGTGGTGAGGGGTTGGGCCCCGCAGGTGGAGGTGCTGGGCCACGCGGCGGTGGGGTGGTTCGTGACGCACTGCGGGTGGAACTCGCTGCAGGAATCGGTGTGCGCGGGGGTGCCCATGATTACCTGGCCGCTGTTCCACGAGCAGTTTATAAACGAGGCGCTGGTGGTGGACGTCATGGGTGTCGGGGTGAGGATGTGGGAGGGCTTCCGGCGGAACCGGCTGGAGGAGGCGAAGGTGCTGGTGACGGCGGAGGAGGTGGCGGCAGTGGTGGGAAGGGTGGTTGGCGGCGGGGgcgaggaggaggtggagacgGTGGCGAGGAAGGCAAAGGAATACGGTGAGGCGGCGAGGAaggcggtggaggaggaggggtCGACCTACGAGGATGTCACCAGTTTGATCAAGGAGCTCGACGCGAAGCGGAAGGAGGGCCAGGAGGATGTATGA